Sequence from the Sphingobium indicum B90A genome:
CCGCCATCCTTCTTGATATTGTCGCGCACGCTGTCCATCAGCCCGGCAAGGCCGATATTGGTCGCGGTCCTGACCGACGGGTTCAGCAATTGCGTGATCGCCTTCGGATCGGCCGCGATCGCCTTGTCCAGCGCCTTGGTGTCGAGCGACAGCGTGCCGTCGCGATTGGTGCTGACGCCCAGATCGTTCAGCGTCCTGTAGGCGCCCGTGCCGCCAAGCTCAGCCGACACCATCTGCGAAAGCTGCCGCTTCATGTCGCGGATGGACGATTCGCCGTTCAGCACGCCCGCGTTGGACTGGTCCGTGCCGGTCGAGGTAGCCGTGTTCAGCGCCTTCATCAGCGTGTTGTAGGCGTCGACGAACTCGACCAGCAGGTCGCGCATCGAGGTGGTCGGCTCCGTCGTGGCCAGCGTGACATTGGTCCCCGGCGCCGCCTTGTTGAGGTCGATCCGCAGATAGGGGATCGCGCCGTCGATGGTGTTGCCGGCATAATGCTGCTCCACGCCGTCGAGCAGGATGACCGCGTCCTTGGGCTCTGTGGCGGAGCTCATCCTGCTGCCCACAGGCGGGGTCGTTGCGGAGAAGGCGAACTGGGAAAGGTCCGCGCCCGTCGTCCCGTCGGTCGTGGAGGAAACCGTGGTAAGCGAAAAGTCGTTCGCCGCGCCGGTCGGCCCCTTCAGCATCAGGCGCGTCCCCTGCGAATCGGTGACGACGGTCGCGGTCACGCCCGCCCCCGAACCGTTGATGGCGGCGGCCAGGCCCGTAAAGCTGTTATTGGCCGCGGTGATCGTGATGGAAACGGGGTTGCCGTTACCGACCTTCAGCGACAATTCGCCGATGCCGACGGTGGCCGCAGCCCCCTGCGCAGCGTCCTGATTGGCGTTGACGGCGGAAACCAGGGTGCGGCTGGCCGCAAGCTGGCGCACCTCGATCTGCGCGGGCAGGCCGGTCGGCGTGCCGCCGGGCAGCGCGCTCACCGAAGCGATGCTGGGGTCGTTGGACGCCGGCGTGCCGGAATAGCCGGTGCCTGCGAGCAGGCTGTTCAGCGCATCGGCAAAGGTGTCGAGCGAGCTGGAGGCCGATGCCAGCGCGGAAATCCTCGCGCTGTTGAGCGTTTGGCGGTTGGTGATGGCCGCCTGGCGCGGTTCCTTGGTGGCGCTGACCAGGCTGGAGACCAGCGACGCGGTGTCGATGCCCGATCCCGCGCCTAGCGCCGTCAAGATGCTGCTGCTCACCGAAGTCATTGACCGTCCTTTCAAGAGAGAGAACGGCCCTAGCGCGAAGACCTTTAGGAATGATTTTCATGAGGGGAGGCGGGAACCAGCGCTATCCTCACCCGCGACGCATTCGGAAATGCCGGGAATGGCCAATTACGGCCATCAACCTCCGTCACCCCGGACTTGATCCGGGGTGACGAAAGGAGGAACCACCCAAACCGCCCAGTCCGACGAGCGCCGGTTTCGTCCACGCCACCTGAAGTGGCGCGCTTGCGAACGGAGCGGAAAGCTCCGCGACCAACCCCGCTCAAACGCCCGGAGAAAGAATCTGGTCAACCGCGCCGCGGCGGATATTGGCCTGCGCCGCATGGGCATAGGCGGCCTGCTCGGCGATGCGCTTGGCGATGCGGATCGTGCTTTCCACCGCTTCCTTGGAGGCCGGGGGCAGGGGAACCAGAACCTGCGGCGTCGGCAGCATCGACTGGATTTCGTCGGCCGCCCCATCGACGGTCGCCGCGCCGCCCAAGCTGCGCAATTCGCCCAATATGTCGGCTATGCGGGCATGCACCTTGGCATATTCGGCGCTGGTGGCGATGCTTTCCTCCGCGCCTGCCTGATCCTGCGCCATCGAATGCCGGGGGGAATGGTCGCCCTGCTGCGCGGTGCCGGAAGAGGAAACCGGCTGAATCGCGGACACGGCGGACGGCGCGCGGGTCGCGCTGCGCTCCACCGACAGTTCAGTCCGCGAAATATAGTTGTTCATGACGCACATCCTAATGCGTCCCCGCGAAGATTATACGGATATTCAGTCCTAAACTTAAGTTAAGGACGAGGTATTTTTATGAAATCGTTGATTATCAAGCCGTTTTTTTGCCTTCCGCGTCGAAGCGCAGATCGTCCGGCACGGTGATGAACGGACGATCCATTTCGCTCGCCAGGCGATTTTCCACCCGGAAGACGAAGGCGAGCACGGTCGCGACCGCCATGTACAGCCCTTCATTGACGATCTGCCCCGCGCGCGAGGTGAAGTAGATGGCGCGGGCCAGTTCCGGATATTGCAGCACCGTCACGCCATTCTGGTCGGCCAGTTCGCGGATCGCCGCGGCGATGGCGTCGCAGCCCCGCGCCACCACGACCGGCGCGGCGTCCTGCCCCGGCTTGTAGCGCAGGGCGACGGCGAAATGGGTCGGGTTGGTGATGATCACGCTGGCCTCCGCCACCGCCTTGCGCGTCGAACCGCTCAGCACCTCATATTGCTTGCGGCGGATATGGCCCTTCAGTTCAGGGGAGCCTTCGCTCTCCTTATGCTCGTCCTTGATTTCCTGCTTGGTCATCGACAGGCGTTTCGAACGCTGCATGAGCTGCGCGGGCACGTCGATGCCCGCGATCAGGAACAGGCCGCCCGCCATCACCAGGCAGGTCATGATGAACATATTGCCCAAGTCCGCCATGGCGGGGGCCAGGCCCGATTTGCCCAGCCCGACAATCTCCGTCAGCCGGTCCCAGATCATCCAGACGCCGATGGCGCCCAGCAGCGACACTTTGGCGATGGATTTCACCAGTTCGATCAGGCCCTGCATGCCGAACATGCGCTTGAGGCCCGCTGCGGGATTGAGCTTCGACGCCTTGGGCGCGAAGGCGCCAGGACGAAAGCCCAGCGACCCCAACAGCGCCGGTCCGGCGATGGCGGCCAGCAGGGTCGCCAGCATGATCCCCGCCACCGGCAGGGCGATGCCGGACAGCAAGGCGAAACCCCGGTCAGCGGGCGCGAAATTGACGATGTCCTCCCGGCGGAAGCGCAGCGCCTCTATCAGCATGTCGGACAGGGATTCGACCATCGAAGGCCCGGTGACGGCGATCCAGCCGATGCCCGCCATCACCACCAACGCGGTGGCGAGGTCGCGGGACTGGAGTATGTCGCCCTTCTCCGCGGCGTCCTTCAGTTTCTTGGCTGTCGGCTTTTCGGTCTTTTCGCCGCCGCCATTGCTCTCCGCCATGGTTCAGCGCCCTTCCGCGATGGCTTGGGCCTGGTCCAGCCCGGCCTTGAGCGCGGCGGTGATCCCCTCCCCCATGATCGGCGCGGTGACGGCCAGCAGGATCAGCCCTGCCATCAGCGCCACCGGCATGCCCACGGAAAAGAGGTTGAGCGCAGGCGCGGTGCGCGCCAGCATGCCCATGACGATCTGCACCAGCACCAGCGCGAAGCCGACCGGCAGCGCGATGGTGACGCCCGCGCCGAGCAGCGCGCCGCCAAATTCAATGAGGTGCCAGACCGCATCGTTGCTGAGCATCGCGCCACCCGGCGGCAGCGCCTGATAGCTCTGCACCACGAAGCTCACCAGCATCAGATGCCCGTCCATGGCGAGCAGCAGGAAGGTGGAGAGGATGGAAAGAAACTGCCCCACCGCCTGCGTCGCCTGGCCGGAGGAGGGATCGACCATCGCCGCAAAATTGAGGCCCATGGTGTTGCCGATGGCTTCGCCCGCGACCAAAGCGGCAGCATAGCCGATCTGCACGGCAAAGCCGATGGCGAGGCCCGCCAGCACTTCGCCCGCCACCAGCATGACGCCCTGGAAACTGGCGACGCCGTCGGCGGGAAGCACGATATGCACGCTGTTGAGCGCCGCCATCCCCAGCGCCAGCGACAGGATCAGCCGCAGTTGCAGCGGCACGGCAGGCGCGCCGAAGACAGGCGCGGCGATGAACGCCGCGCCGGGCCGGATCATGGCGATCAGCCAGATCCATAGCTGGACTTCGACATTTGCGAAGCCCGGCGCGATCATTGCAGCAGGTCCGGAATGCGCTCGAAAATCTCGCGCGTGAAATCGGCGATCAGCACCATGATCGATCCGCCGAACAGCACCAGCATCGCGCCGACGACGATGATCTTGGGGATGAAGGCCAGCGTCTGTTCGTTGATGGAGGTCGCCGCCTGCACCATGCCGATCACGACGCCCGCGACCAGCGCCGGAATCAGGATCGGCGCCGCCGCCAGCGCCGTGATCCACAGCGCCTGCTGCGCAAGGCCCATGAAGAAATCGGCGTTTTCCATGAATCAGATCACCTCCGATCCGTTCGCCCTGAGCTTGTCGAAGGGCAGGGCTGAGCCTGTCGAAGCCTTCTGCATGGCCTCGCTTCGCTCGGCCTGAGGCTTCGACGGGCTCAGCCCGAGCGGTGGAGAGGGAGGCGGCACGATCACGTCGCGAACGACCCCGCCAGCGACCCCATGGTCAACGCCCATCCATCCACCAGCACGAACAGCAACAGCTTGAACGGCATGGAAATGATCGTGGGGGACAGCATCATCATGCCCAGCGCCATCAGCGTCGACGCGACCACCAGGTCGATGATCAGGAACGGCAGGAAGATCATGAAGCCGATCTGGAACGCCGTCTTCAGTTCCGACGTTACGAAGGCGGGCAGCAGGATCGAGAAGGGAATGTCCGCAGGTGTGCGGAAGGCGGGCGCCTCGGCCAGATTCTGGAACAGCTTGAGGTCGGTCTCGCGCGTCTGCTTGGTCATGAAGCCGTGCAGCACCTTGCCCGAACGGCCCACCGCTTCCTCGATGGAAATCTGGCCCTTGCCATAGGGATCGAAGGCCTGGGCGTTGATCTGGTCGATGGCGGGCCGCATCACGAACAGCGAGAGGAACAGCGACAGGCCGACCAGCACCTGGTTGGGCGGCGTCTGCTGCAACCCCAGCGCCTGGCGCAGCAGCGACAGCACGATGATGATGCGGGTGAAGCTGGTCATCATGAGGATCAGCGACGGCAGCACCGTCAGCAGGCTCATGAGGATCAGGATCTGCAGCGACAATGACAACGAACGGCCGTCGCCGCTGATCTGCCCCATGGCGCGGCTCAATGCGCCGCCATTGTCGACAGGCGCCGGAGCGGCAGGCAGGGCCTGCGCGAAGGCGGGCATGGCGACGAACAGCGCCACGAGCAGCAGCGCCGCCAACAGCAATTTCGTCATTCCCGCGAAGGCGGGAATCCATTTCCCGACCTCACGTCCGGACGCCACCGCGGGAAAAACGTCAGCGCCCGGCACGATAGCTGTCGCCTTCCGCGATCTTCTCGATCCGTCCCCGCGTCACGGAAAGCAGGATCTTCTTCCCCTCGAACTCCACCACGGCGAGCTTGCCGAACGTTCCCATCGGCAGCGCTTCCAGCAGTTTGAGCGACCGATCATTCTGCCCGGCCATCATGCCGGGCTGATATTTGCGCCACAGCCACAGCGCGCCGAAGGCCATGCCGCCGACCAGCGGTAATAAAATCAGCAGCTTGACGAAATACCAGGTCATGAGCGCTTTCCGCGAAGATGGTTAATGCGTCATCCGTTCCGAAAGATTGCCGCGCAAGGCAAGCGGTAAATCAGCCGCCCGCTTCAGCCGCGCCGCTCGACGCCCGCCAGCCGGCTTTCGGCGGCCGCGATTTCGACGATGCGGATGCCGTAGCGGCCGTTCACCGTCACCACCTCTCCCTTCGCGATCAGCGCGCCGTTGACCATGATGTCGAGCAGGTCGTCGGCCTGGCGGTCCAGTTCCACGACGCTGCCTTCGCTGAGGTCCATGACCTCCGCCAGCCGGAGCGAGGTCGACCCGACCTCCACCGACATGCGGACCGGAATGTCCGCCAGCAACCGGAACTGGCGGTTGTTCACCATGCGGGAAATGCTGTCCTCGCCCACGCCGTCGATGCGTGGGGCTTCGCTCATGTCGCTCATTGTCCGGTTTCCTGTGCTAGCTTTTCGATCTGGAATGCGGCGCGGCCGTCCTGTTCGCCGATGGAGCCATGCGCGACGATGCGGTCGCCCACGATCAGCGGCAGGCTGCGGTTGATGGTGACGGGAATGATGTCGCCGGCCTTGAGCTGCATCAGCTCCGCCAGGGACAGGTCGGGACGCGCCAGCACGGTGCGGGCGGGCAGGCGAATTTCGCGCATGCGCTGGGCGATGCGGGCCTGCCACACCGGGTCGGCGCGTTCGTCGTCCACCGGGATGCGGTTGCCCATCAACGGCTCGACGGCGCGCAGCGAGGACAGCGGGAACAGCAGGTCGATGGGCCATTCGGCATCGCGGCTGATGCTGATCAGGAAGCGTTGCAGCACCATCTGCTCGCCCGGCTGGGCCGCGGCGGCAAAGCCGATGCCGGTTTCCCGGACGATCAGGCCCGCCTCCAGGGCCAGCATGTCGCTCCAGCATTCGACCATCCGGGCAATGAAGGCCTCGGAAATCCGGGCGATCAGGCGATCTTCGGTAGGGGTGAACTCTCCGCGCGGCGGCAAGGCCCGGTTGCCGATCCCGCCATAGAAACAATCGACCAGCGTCGAGATCATCTCCGCGTCGAGCCGCAGCAGCACCTGCCCCTTGAGCGGCGCCAGGCGATAGACGCCGATGCTGGCGGATCCGGGCACCTCATGCGCCC
This genomic interval carries:
- the fliP gene encoding flagellar type III secretion system pore protein FliP (The bacterial flagellar biogenesis protein FliP forms a type III secretion system (T3SS)-type pore required for flagellar assembly.), which gives rise to MTKLLLAALLLVALFVAMPAFAQALPAAPAPVDNGGALSRAMGQISGDGRSLSLSLQILILMSLLTVLPSLILMMTSFTRIIIVLSLLRQALGLQQTPPNQVLVGLSLFLSLFVMRPAIDQINAQAFDPYGKGQISIEEAVGRSGKVLHGFMTKQTRETDLKLFQNLAEAPAFRTPADIPFSILLPAFVTSELKTAFQIGFMIFLPFLIIDLVVASTLMALGMMMLSPTIISMPFKLLLFVLVDGWALTMGSLAGSFAT
- the fliD gene encoding flagellar filament capping protein FliD, with the translated sequence MTSVSSSILTALGAGSGIDTASLVSSLVSATKEPRQAAITNRQTLNSARISALASASSSLDTFADALNSLLAGTGYSGTPASNDPSIASVSALPGGTPTGLPAQIEVRQLAASRTLVSAVNANQDAAQGAAATVGIGELSLKVGNGNPVSITITAANNSFTGLAAAINGSGAGVTATVVTDSQGTRLMLKGPTGAANDFSLTTVSSTTDGTTGADLSQFAFSATTPPVGSRMSSATEPKDAVILLDGVEQHYAGNTIDGAIPYLRIDLNKAAPGTNVTLATTEPTTSMRDLLVEFVDAYNTLMKALNTATSTGTDQSNAGVLNGESSIRDMKRQLSQMVSAELGGTGAYRTLNDLGVSTNRDGTLSLDTKALDKAIAADPKAITQLLNPSVRTATNIGLAGLMDSVRDNIKKDGGPLAATQGKYEKLAKELADQLDKLDMQMTNYQEQLTKVYSAMETRLSALKATQSYLQQQVALWTKNDN
- a CDS encoding flagellar motor switch protein FliM gives rise to the protein MTDVQAYAFGRGESQAPLMLSGLDRLGEKLGRRLRALIEPIAGARPHVVAQDARALEFGAWAHEVPGSASIGVYRLAPLKGQVLLRLDAEMISTLVDCFYGGIGNRALPPRGEFTPTEDRLIARISEAFIARMVECWSDMLALEAGLIVRETGIGFAAAAQPGEQMVLQRFLISISRDAEWPIDLLFPLSSLRAVEPLMGNRIPVDDERADPVWQARIAQRMREIRLPARTVLARPDLSLAELMQLKAGDIIPVTINRSLPLIVGDRIVAHGSIGEQDGRAAFQIEKLAQETGQ
- the fliN gene encoding flagellar motor switch protein FliN gives rise to the protein MSDMSEAPRIDGVGEDSISRMVNNRQFRLLADIPVRMSVEVGSTSLRLAEVMDLSEGSVVELDRQADDLLDIMVNGALIAKGEVVTVNGRYGIRIVEIAAAESRLAGVERRG
- the fliR gene encoding flagellar biosynthetic protein FliR, with translation MIAPGFANVEVQLWIWLIAMIRPGAAFIAAPVFGAPAVPLQLRLILSLALGMAALNSVHIVLPADGVASFQGVMLVAGEVLAGLAIGFAVQIGYAAALVAGEAIGNTMGLNFAAMVDPSSGQATQAVGQFLSILSTFLLLAMDGHLMLVSFVVQSYQALPPGGAMLSNDAVWHLIEFGGALLGAGVTIALPVGFALVLVQIVMGMLARTAPALNLFSVGMPVALMAGLILLAVTAPIMGEGITAALKAGLDQAQAIAEGR
- a CDS encoding FliO/MopB family protein; translation: MTWYFVKLLILLPLVGGMAFGALWLWRKYQPGMMAGQNDRSLKLLEALPMGTFGKLAVVEFEGKKILLSVTRGRIEKIAEGDSYRAGR
- the flhB gene encoding flagellar type III secretion system protein FlhB; this translates as MAESNGGGEKTEKPTAKKLKDAAEKGDILQSRDLATALVVMAGIGWIAVTGPSMVESLSDMLIEALRFRREDIVNFAPADRGFALLSGIALPVAGIMLATLLAAIAGPALLGSLGFRPGAFAPKASKLNPAAGLKRMFGMQGLIELVKSIAKVSLLGAIGVWMIWDRLTEIVGLGKSGLAPAMADLGNMFIMTCLVMAGGLFLIAGIDVPAQLMQRSKRLSMTKQEIKDEHKESEGSPELKGHIRRKQYEVLSGSTRKAVAEASVIITNPTHFAVALRYKPGQDAAPVVVARGCDAIAAAIRELADQNGVTVLQYPELARAIYFTSRAGQIVNEGLYMAVATVLAFVFRVENRLASEMDRPFITVPDDLRFDAEGKKTA
- the fliQ gene encoding flagellar biosynthesis protein FliQ encodes the protein MENADFFMGLAQQALWITALAAAPILIPALVAGVVIGMVQAATSINEQTLAFIPKIIVVGAMLVLFGGSIMVLIADFTREIFERIPDLLQ